The Polyodon spathula isolate WHYD16114869_AA chromosome 13, ASM1765450v1, whole genome shotgun sequence genome includes a region encoding these proteins:
- the LOC121325393 gene encoding polyhomeotic-like protein 1 codes for METDGDQNSGSANGNTASGGNSRPTQIAQMSLYERQAVQALQALQRQPNAAQYFQQLMLQQHISSAQLHSFAAVQQKSGKAAAMIQVRMKS; via the exons ATGGAGACTGATGGCGATCAGAACTCTGGCTCTGCCAATGGGAACACAGCCTCTGGGGGAAATTCCCGCCCCACACAGATAGCACAGATGTCGCTGTATGAGAGACAAGCTGTACAG GCTCTCCAAGCATTGCAGAGGCAGCCCAATGCGGCTCAGTACTTCCAGCAGTTGATGCTCCAGCAGCACATCAGTAGTGCTCAACTCCACAGTTTCGCAGCCGTGCAGCAG AAGAGCGGAAAAGCTGCTGCGATGATCCAAGTCCGCATGAAGAGCTAG
- the LOC121325358 gene encoding polyhomeotic-like protein 1: protein MQQTHHCSASSANASSNNSHCLASLANAAAHQQQHPSSSQCSQQMVLHTSTPSYQPRAITSVTNTAQILHTSVAVGLSQSTQSLGGAQTLVVQPLPPQNQTYENSLSVTRHSNLTPVPIQPKTNSQMVTATAQLKIPVPGSHSHSHSQFPVKHPPPILPAPPSHAPHVPVQLVGARQPGQASAQALGLTQAIAVSSAQSCNSNSNGMGHIHSIQPQHTLHSGVGQQHVHVKPVSGAVHDNSQANQNQQGGGGVTVQQSMGSGNVGVSPATTSFGMGFSSSVTTAAVLPQQLQLQQQQSHQHQQKQQPQIVRPCSATICGSVLGPGSVSSVSSTAQTSAMDVTAKIGAAAASGVYVQPLQLQGKQPVGGIKRKAEADEQNEKKKDSPPSLHPSLEGPYQKPDNTPEKNQASDLTPLDPSLSGPSTASRSVASGPSLLSSGRHGNDSKPPQAIVKPQVLTHLIEGFVIQEGAEPFPVGGPVKDRQEGVSPLLAPSPSSLPDHYYQNTVSNGKSSLLKCEYCGNLEPAQQFRGSKRFCSMTCAKRYNVSCSHQFRPKHKKVKGAGLGDGGGIRMRRRGPHRSSSEIARAKITGRHLDIKTRSDSSRGSDENSSYEDEAPSPSPSPSCSRPSHSEQAAHDSSGAAPAELPLDGGPHFLSGSPAHWSVEEVCEFISSLQGCQEVATEFLAQEIDGQALLLLKEEHLMAAMNIKLGPALKICARINMLKEG, encoded by the exons ATGCAGCAGACGCACCATTGCAGTGCATCCAGCGCCAACGCATCTTCAAACAACTCCCACTGCCTTGCGTCACTGGCCAATGCAGCCGCCCACCAGCAGCAGCACCCCAGCTCGTCCCAGTGCTCCCAGCAGATGGTCCTCCATACCTCCACTCCCAGTTACCAGCCCCGAGCAATCACTTCGGTGACCAACACCGCTCAGATTCTGCACACTTCGGTGGCAGTTGGGCTGTCGCAGAGCACCCAGTCCTTGGGGGGAGCCCAAACTCTGGTGGTGCAACCATTACCACCCCAGAATCAGACCTACGAAAACAGCTTGTCAGTAACCCGTCACAGCAACCTGACACCAGTTCCCATACAAcccaaaaccaattcacaaatGGTGACGGCCACTGCCCAGCTTAAGATCCCAGTTCCAGGTTCCCATTCCCATTCCCACTCACAGTTCCCAGTCAAACACCCCCCTCCCATTTTACCAGCCCCCCCTTCTCACGCTCCCCACGTTCCGGTTCAGCTGGTAGGAGCCAGGCAGCCAGGGCAAGCGAGTGCCCAGGCTTTGGGCCTAACACAAGCGATCGCCGTTAGCAGCGCGCAAAGTTGTAACAGTAACAGCAATGGAATGGGTCACATTCATAGTATTCAACCTCAGCACACGCTACACAGCGGGGTCGGTCAGCAACATGTGCACGTCAAGCCTGTCTCTGGGGCCGTCCATGACAACAGCCAGGCCAATCAGAATCAGCAAGGTGGAGGAGGCGTGACGGTCCAGCAGTCAATGGGATCTGGTAATGTGGGAGTGTCTCCCGCCACCACATCTTTTGGTATGGGCTTCTCTTCTTCGGTGACGACGGCAGCTGTGTTGCCCCAGCAACTGCAGTTACAACAGCAACAGAGCCACCAGCATCAGCAGAAACAACAGCCCCAAATTGTCAGACCCTGTAGTGCTACCATTTGCGGTTCTGTTTTGGGGCCTGGAAGCGTTAGCAGTGTTAGCAGCACCGCGCAGACCTCTGCAATGGACGTGACAGCGAAGATAGGAGCTGCTGCAGCCAGCGGAGTATATGTGCAGCCACTGCAACTGCAG GGTAAGCAGCCAGTGGGAGGAATAAAAAGAAAGGCAGAGGCAGATGAACAGaatgagaaaaagaaagacagcCCACCCTCCCTTCATCCCTCATTGGAGGGGCCGTACCAAAAACCAGACAACACCCCAGAGAAAAACCAGGCCTCAG ACCTCACTCCACTGGACCCCTCCCTTTCCGGCCCCTCCACTGCCTCCAGGAGTGTGGCCTCAGGCCCCTCCCTCTTGTCCAGCGGTCGCCACGGGAATGATTCCAAGCCTCCCCAGGCCATTGTGAAGCCGCAGGTTCTGACTCATCTCATCGAGGGCTTTGTGATTCAGGAAGGCGCAGAACCTTTCCCT GTGGGTGGACCAGTGAAAGACAGGCAGGAAGGAGTGTCCCCTCTCCTAGCCCCATCCCCTTCCTCACTTCCTGATCACTATTATCAAAACACAG TCTCAAATGGGAAGTCCTCTCTGCTGAAGTGCGAGTACTGTGGGAACCTGGAGCCTGCGCAGCAGTTCAGAGGATCCAAGCGCTTCTGCTCCATGACCTGTGCCAAGAG GTACAACGTGAGCTGCAGTCACCAGTTCCGCCCTAAACATAAGAAGGTGAAGGGGGCCGGGCTTGGGGATGGGGGAGGAATCAGGATGAGGCGCAGGGGTCCTCACAGGAGCAGCAGCGAGATTGCCCGCGCAAAGATCACTGGCAGACACCTTGATAtaaag ACTCGCTCTGATTCCAGCCGAGGATCGGATGAGAACTCCAGCTATGAAGACGAGGCTCCATCCCCAAGCCCCTCCCCTTCCTGCTCTCGCCCCTCCCACTCAGAACAGGCTGCGCATGATTCGTCCGGAGCCGCTCCTGCTGAGCTGCCATTGGATGGTGGGCCTCACTTCCTGTCTGGGAGTCCCGCCCACTGGAGCGTGGAGGAAGTGTGTGAGTTCATTTCCTCATTGCAAG GCTGCCAAGAGGTGGCGACGGAGTTTCTGGCACAGGAGATCGACGGGCAGGCCCTACTGCTTCTGAAGGAAGAGCACCTGATGGCTGCCATGAACATCAAGCTGGGACCAGCGCTGAAGATCTGTGCGCGCATCAACATGCTGAAGGAGGGCTAG